A region of the Geomonas subterranea genome:
GGTCCTTGCCAGATACCTTGTCCTCAAATACCTCATCCAGCTCCAGCCCTTCGAGCTGCCTTGCGGTATTCTGCTCCAGACTGCTGACCCTGCGATACCCGATTACCTGACCCTTCATCTCAAGCGCTCCTGTCAATCAAAGTGTGTAAAAACATTCTAGACCCTTTGGTAATTAGTGTCAACAAAATACAAATGAACGGTTTTTACACATAAAATGTGTGTACTGCGGGCGTGGCCCAGCGGTATACCGTTTTTACACAAACTACAGCGCACCGTTAAGCACAAGTAGACATTTCTAATAAAATCCATTATATTGGCCCTGAAACGGACACTTCAAGTGTCGCAGACAAGACCGGACAGGGGGGGGTAAAATGACGTTAAATGCCATCGACGGTAAAGTTTACGCTCCTGTCGGATACTGTATTTACTGTGGTTCAACTGAAAATCTGCAGAAAGAACATATAATTCCTTTGGGCCTTAGTGGGACCGCAGTGCTTCCTAAATCCTCTTGTCCGCAATGTGCACGCATCACTGGCAATCAAGAGCAAGTTGTGCTTAGAGGACCACTCTGGGCAGTACGTGTCTATCGAGACTTGCACTCTAGGACTAAGCATCGTGATGCTCCCAAGGAGTACCCATTAACAATCGAACGAAATGATATTGAAGAAGTTATCAGTCTAAACGCAAATGAATATCCTATACTACTCCATTTTCCAGTTTTCACAGCCCCTGCTTTAATTAACCCAGAAGGGTACACAAGTGGTATTCGCCTTGACGGCATAGCTACGGTCTCATTTGGCATAGAGCCGGAGGACGTTGCGAGGAAGCTAGGTGCAACCGCGCTATCTATCACTCAGAAAAACGATCCGGTGTCATTTGCACGTGTCATCGCAAAAATAGCCTATTCAACTGCATTTGCTGAAGGTGCGTTGGCAGGTGTTTCCGATACAGAGGCTATATTACCTGCAATTTTGGGAGAAACAGATAACATCGGGAAATGGGTTGGGACACTACCAGGGCAGGCGGAAAAGTTTGACGGGCATTTACACAGGGTTACCTTGCATAGGGATATAATGGCAGGTTTCCTTATCGCTGAGGTTCACCTCTTTAGTGACTCGTCGGCTCCACGCTATGGTGTGATACTTGGAACGCTGGAAATGCAAGCGTTCTGAAGATCAAGAACACCGTAAGGGCTACAAGAAAATCTGAGTAGCAGGTAGCGCTTGCCTTCACCCTCTCTCAAACGCCCTCTACAAGCCATTCTCGGAGGTCGGGGCGGTGCTTAATTGAGATCGACTTGCCTTTCGCGGGTTCCCATCCGCTCACCCGCGAAAGGAAAATCTGGATCTTATTTAAAGAACAACTCCTGCGCTCTGGCCTCAAGCATGTCCAGGTCGATGTCCATCCGCATCTTGTCCGTGACCTCCTTTAGCGCCTTGGCTTTAGTTGCCTTAATGTAACGAGCACCAACTTTCTGCTCGGTGCTATGGCCCAGCATGTTGGATGTAACCATGAAGTCCTCGGTGACCTCGAAGACGTTGCCGGCGAAGTGGTGTCTGATGCTGTAAAGGCACTTTTTCTTGTCCGTGGTTACGTATCGACTCTCGAATCCCCTGAAGTGCTGGCCTGTCTTCTTGTTAACCTCGTCCCGGTTGTACCACGCGCTGAAGCTCCTGGAGGAGTCTTGGAACAATTTCTTTCGAGGTAGCTGTTCGACCCACTCTAAGAAGCCCAAGAGCAGCAGGGTGTCGCAGATTGCCACCGGGCGAACCGTGGCTTTGGTTTTTCCACGCCGTAGATCGAAGATCCACAGCCCCCGGTCGGTCTGACAAATGTCTTCTTTCGTCAGCTCGACAATGTTTCCCAGGCGCAGGCCGTGAAACAGCGCGATCAAGATAATCCAGAACCGCTCAGGGTAGGGCGTACTTTGGCCCTGCAGCGGCTGCGTGCAGATTGCATCAATCAGTCTTGCAACATCTGCCGAATCGTAAGCTGCCCGGTCTTCCTGAGCAGCCTTAGCCACGGCGAACCGCTCGCCCTCGTACACGTTCGCTGACTTGTTTAGCATTTCGTGTTTCCCCGCATACCTCACAACGTCTTTGGCGCGGTCAAGATAGGTGTTTGCGGTCTTTAGACTTATCTTCTCGTATAGCTTCTCAGACTTCAAAATTGCATGTATCGACTTGTCGCCGTACCGTTGTTGTTTGTTAAGCGGGTACTTCAGTAAAATTCCTTTCAGCTTTGTAACAGAGTCCATTGAGTTGAAATCTGAAATGCCGACGTTTCCCATAATCTCCAGCAAAACCCGACACTCTACCAGCATATCTTTGCGAGTACCTTCTGCGACATTCGGTTTAGAATTTAGATAATGCTCCCTGTACTTCGCCAGCACGGTCTTGAGGTCGTAGTAAGGAGTTTCCAGGCCCTTGGCGATTTTTTGCTGTAGTAGTTCCAGGGGGGACCACTCCCCGCGCAGCATCGCGCTCTCGACCTCGTGGACTACCTTGTCTGCGTTGTTCAACTGGAGCGCCAGTGATTTGCACTCAGCATCGGTTAGCTTGATCCCTGGATTTTTCTTCAGCCTCTTGGCAACCTCTTGGACAAGGCCGTCTGTGACCATCGTGCTTTTGGAGGCGAGCAGCAGCTTAAACATCTCCGCTCGCATGGTAGCCGAGATAGCGCGGGTGTCTGAGCTACCCTCGTATTGATCCGCAGTGGCGAAGGTTTCTTTCTCCCAGGCGAGGTGACCCTTTGCGCAATCGTCAAACAGCTTTGACAGGCCCAGGGTGTCAGCCTCTGTGCCGGTGAACTCCTGGCCGGTGGCTTCAGCCTGCAGTGCCGTGGCGTAGCTGTTCAGGTACTGGTTCACGAGCCGCTTTTCAAGATCCTTAGGTAACATGCCGGTCCTCAGTTGCAGAAATAGTTGCTGCGTGCGGTACTCTGCCGCGGTCGCGGAAACCTTGGCGTTGCGTTCATCCGTGGTTTTCAGACTGTAGGTTAGTTGACTGACGGGGAAGAGGTGCTGCAGGTCGCGGGGAACACGGCACACGTAATGATACTGGTCACCGCGTTTTCTGGTATGAACACGCAAAGGTTACCTCCCAAAAATGTTGGCAAAATGTTGCCAATCGTGTTTTTTGGAGCTAACCTTGCGATATTACTTAAATTGGTGGGCGAGATGGGATTCGAACCCATGACCCCTGGCTTCGGAGGCCAGTACTCTATCCAACTGAGCTACCCGCCCGGGAAAGAACTCATTACTACACCATTTTGAGAATCAACTCAAGATTAAACTTTTAAAAAGGGGCGCCTTTCGCGTCTACGACACTATTTGGGGATGGATGCGTACACCGGAACCGTAATCTCCTTCTTCTGGGGATGACTTGTGGTGATGTGCAGGTATCCGCTCAGAATCTTGGCTTCCGGCTTCGCCAGTACTGATATCTCTATGCTTCCGGTCTCGCCGGGCCTCAGTTCTCCCTTCCTGATCGTCGCTTTGATCTGCAGCGACGAGGAGGTGACGCTCACGTTCAGCAGCTTGACGGTCGCGTTACCGTTGTTGGTGATGCTTACCTTGCCCAGCGTGGGAGTGCTGCTGCCTACCGCGCCCAGGCTCACCTGTCGCGGCGTGACCTGCAACTGCTCGAGCACGGTCCCCTCCAGGGTGAAGGTGTAGACCGGGGTCTTGCCGGCGTTGCTGGTGAGGGTCACCGTCTTCGCTACCTTGCCGGAGAATGAAGCCGAGTCGAAGGTGACCTCTATCTCAGCGCTCTTGCCCGGCGCCACCAGCGAGGCGGAGGGCTTGGCGGCGGTGCAGCCGCAGGACGCATCCAGTTTCTTGATCTGCAAGGGCGCATCCCCGTTGTTTTTGATCGCGAAGGAGTGCTGGACTTTCTTCCCTTGTGCAACGGTGCCGAAGTTGAAAGTGCCCCGGTCCACGAGGAGTTCCGGTGCCGCCCGGGCGACGGATGCACCGAACAGGTTGGCGAACAGGAGGAGAAGGTATATAAAAGGACGGCGTTTCATGGTGTTCCTTTTGAATTATCGGTGGGATGCGCAACACCGGCTATTTATACCACAAAGGTGCCGCAGCGACCAGAATGATTGACACTATAATTTGCTTCTGTTATAGGAAACCGTTGAGAAATTAATGGAAGATTCAAATAAAATCCGGAGGGGTCGATGATTCTCCAGTGCGACCAATGCAATACGAAGTTCAGGCTGGACGATTCCAAGCTGAAGCCGGGCGGCGTGAAGGTCCGCTGCTCCAAGTGCAGGCACGTGTTCGTGGCCGGTGCCGAGCAAAGGGCTGAAGAGTCGGACTTCGATGCGCTTCTTTCCGGACTCGGGGCTCCCACCCCGGCGCAGGCCGCTGCACCTCCATCCGCGCAGGCCGGAGAGGAGGCGTCCCTTCCCGAATCCGGTGCCGAGTCCGCCGCTTCGCAGCAGGACGATGCCTTCGGCTTCGACGTCGCGCCGGAATCCGAGGTGAAAGCTGGCTCAGCTCCCGCAGGCGCGGAAGCAGCCGTCTCAGGCGATTTTGATTTCGGCGATATCAACGTGGAAACCGGTATGCCGGCCGGGCAGGAAGCCCCTTTGCCAGCCGCCGGCGAATTCGGCGAGATCGAATTTAACGAGGAACCTGTCGCGGCCGCCCCCAGGACTCCGGCGGCGCCCGATCTCGATTTCGGGGAGCTGTCGTTCGATGAACCCCCTGCCGCCACAACGGAACCCGCTCCGGCCGCCGCGGATTCTTCCCTCGACTTCGGTGATTTCTCCTTCGAGGAGCCTGCCCCGGCGGGCAAGGAGGAGGCCGCGCCACCCGTAGCCGATGCGATGGCGTTTGGCGAACTCTCCTTCGAGGAATCCGCGCCACAGGCGAAGGAGGAGAGGGGCGCTGCCGCCCAGCCAGCGGAGGACGCCTTCGACTTCGGCGAGTTCTCTTTCGACGAAAACCCGGCTCCGGCCCAGGAAGTTCCCGCTGAAACACCCGCCGTCGACTTCGGTGAATTCTCCTTTGAGGAGACGCCTGCGGCGGCCAAGGAGGAGGCAGCACCGGCCGAAACCGATGCCGTGGAATTCGGTGACTTCTCCTTCGAGGAGCCGGCAGCCTCTCAAAATGAAGAACCGGCCCCTGCCGCTGGCGACTCTTTTGATTTCGGCGATTTCTCCTTCGAGGAGACGACCGCTCCTGCACAGGCACAGTCCTCTGAACCGGAGCCGACATCCTTCTCTTTCACGGAGGAAGCCGTAGCCGCTGCGCCCGTTACTCCCGACTACCAGAACGAGGAGGGGGAGGTGCCGGGCGAAATGGCTGCTCCCGCTCGCCAGGGGGGGGAGCAGGGGGTGCACCCCCCAGGGACGAGGAATTCAGCTTCGGCGATTTCTCCTTCTCGGAAACGCCCACGTCGCCTCCCTCCGGCCACGAGGATGCCGCACCGGCAGCGGCCGCCGCCGCTGGACTGGCTGGCGCTGCGGCAGCGGTGGCCGCGTCCCAGGCGACCGAGGCGCCGTCTGGTGCCGCCGAGCCCTCCGGGGGGAAACCCACCAAATCGTCCCTTGACTTCAGCTTCGGCGACAAGTCGTTCGCCGCTGCCGTTCCGGAGCAAGGCTTCGAGGAGGAACTCCCGCCGTTGTCCATCTCCTCCCGGCGCAAGGGGCACTCCGCCCTCACCGTCGCGATCGTCGCGATCTCCGCTATTGTGGTGCTGGCGCTGAGCGGCGCCGGATTGTACCTCATGCAAAGCGGCCCCGAGGCGATGAAAAAGCTCGACAAGTTCGGCATCGGTTTCGTCGCCAAGTGGTTAGGCATGGAGGTCCCGGAGGAGGGGCGCATCACCATCAAGAACGCCCTCGCCTCGTTCCATCAGAACAAGGAGGCGGGCGAGCTGTTCGTTGTGAACGGCGAGGCGGTCAACTCATTCCGCAAGGCGCGCGCCTCGATCCAGGTGAAGGTGAGCATCTTCGACAAGGGTGGCAAGGTACTGCTGCAAAAGACCGCCTTTTGCGGCAACCGCCTCTCGGCGGAACAGCTGAGCACGCTCCCCATGGCCAAGATCGAGTCCATCATGAACAACCAGTTCGGCGACTCTCTCTCCAACCTGGGCGTCAAACCCGACCAGTCCATAGGCTTCGTGGTGGCTATCGCCAACGTGCCGAAGGAGGCGGCTGATTTCGGCGTCGAGGTGGTGGGGTCAACGGTGGCCACCGGGCAGTAAGGCGCAGGCACAGGACAATTAAAAAAGGCCGGCGATTTCGCTGGCCTTTTTGCGTTCATGGCTTCAGATGCCCCGTGGCATCACCCCTTGTTGAGGGCGGTGATGTATCCCTTGATCCCGGCAAGGATGCCGTCGGCGGTGAGAGCCTGGTAGTGCGGGTCCTTGAGCTTCTGTTCGTCCCGCTCGTTGCTCAGGAACGCGGTCTCCACCAGGATGCTCGGCATGGTGGCGCCTACGAGGACGTAGAAGGGGCCCTGCTTCACACCGAGGTTCTTCACCGTCGGGTAGCCGGTCTGGGCCTTCCTGTAGAGCGCCTTTTGCACTTCGTCGGCCAGGTGCGCCGAGTCGTTTAGTTTGTAGTTGGCCATCAGGTCGAAGAGGACGGCCTGCAGCGTGCTGACCTTCTCCAGCGAGGTTCCGTTCTCCTTGGCCGCGAGCTGGGCCACCTTCTCGGTTTTCGCCAGGTTGAGATAATAGGTCTCGATGCCGTTGGCCCCCCGGTTCAAGGAGGCGTTGGCGTGGATCGAGACGAAGAGGTCGGCGCCGACCTTGTTGGCTATGGCGGTCCGCTCCTGCAGCTCGATGAACACGTCGGTGGAGCGGGTCATCACCGCGTCGATCCCGAGTTCCTCCCGTATCTTCTGGGCCAGGTCCAGGCCGATCTGCAGCACGATGTCCTTTTCCCTGGTTCCGGAGGGGCTCACCGCGCCCGGATCGTGCCCGCCGTGCCCCGGGTCGATCACGATCCTGCGGATCCGTCCCGGCTTGAACTTCGCCGGCTTACCTTTCTCGGCGGGCTTGGCTTTCTCCGCAGGGTTCACCCTTTCCACGCTCTTCGGCTCGGGGGGGGCGGTCTCGATGACCTCCCTGGACGCCGAAATCTCCTGCCTGCGGTCCCCTTTCACATCCACGATGATGCGGTACGGCTCGGAGAAGGTGAAGACCTTGTATTCCTTGATGCTGTCCAGGTCGAGCACCACGCGCACCGTGGAGGCGGCGAACTGGGCGATGCGCACGCTCTTCAACAGACCGTCGCCGATGCTGAGGTCCCTGACCCCGGGGTTGAGGTGCGTTCCCTGCAGGTCGAGATAGAGCCGGTTGGGGAGCTTGTGGTGCTCGAAGCGCACCTCCTGGTCCAGGGTTATGGATACCCTGGTGTAATCCGGGGTGGACCAGTGCTTAAGCTCGGTGACCGGCACCAGCGGAGCGCCGGGGGCGGCCTGAGCGGAGCCGGACCACAAAGGCGAGAGCAGCAGCGACCCTTGGGCGGCAAGCGCCCGGCAGGCGAGCCAGCGGTAGTAGGGGGCCGCGAGCCCCATGTATTTGACGAATTCCCTGCGCTTCATGCGCCGTGACCTCTGGTCGGTGCCATCTAGATCATCCTCTTCAGTTCGTCCACCAGGTTCAACGCCTCAAGCGGCGTCAAAAGCGCCACTTCCACCCCCTTAAGCCTCTCCCTGATCAGGTCCTCGCCTGCGTCGAAGAGCGAGAGCTGAGGGGAGGGGGGCGGGTTCTTCTTGCCACGCGCAAGCCGCGGCACCCCCCCCTCGCCGTATTCCCCTTTCTCCAGGTTGGCGAGGATCTCCTTGGCGCGGTCGATCACCCCCTGGGGCAGCCCGGCCAGGCGCGCCACCTGGATGCCGTAGGAGTGCGAGGCGCCGCCGGGGACGATCTTGCGCAAAAAGATGATGCGCTCGTTCCACTCCCGGACGGCGATGTTGAAGTTCTTGATGCCGGGGCGCGTCACTGCCAGTTCGGTCAGCTCGTGGTAGTGCGTGGCGAACAGCGTCTTGGCGGCGTGCGCCTTGTTGTCGTGCAAAAACTCCGCGACGGCCCAGGCGATGGAGACGCCGTCGAAGGTGGAGGTGCCGCGGCCGATCTCGTCCAGGATGACGAGGCTCTTCGCGGTCGCCCCCCTCAAGATGGCGGCGCTCTCCATCATCTCCACCATGAAGGTGGAGTGGCCGCGGGCCAGGTTGTCGGAGGCGCCGACGCGGGTGAAGATGCGGTCCACCAGCGGGATGCGCGCCTTCTCCGCAGGGACGAAGCTCCCCATTTGCGCCATCAGGGTGATCAGGGCCACCTGGCGCATGAAGGTCGACTTGCCCGCCATGTTGGGGCCGGTGATGATGATCAGCTGGTTCTCGCCGTTGTCGAGCAGCGTGTCGTTGGGGACGAAGCGCTCGGACGAGTACATGTCCTCGATGACCGGGTGCCTCCCCTCGGTGATGGAAAGCTCGGTCCCCTCGTGCACCTCGGGGCGGCAGTACCCCTTGTCGTGGGCGAGTTCAGCGAGCGAGGCGAGGACGTCCAGGCAGGCCAGGCGGTCGGCGCTCCGGGCGATCCGCTCCCCTTGGGCGGCGGCCGCTTCGCGCACCTGCTGGAACAGGTTGAACTCGAGCTCCTTGATGCGGTCCTCCGCGCCCAGCACCTTCTCCTCGTACTCCTTGAGCTCCGGGGTGATGTAGCGCTCGGCGTTGGCGAGGGTCTGCCTCCTGATGTAGTCCTCGGGGATGGCGGAGACGTTGGCCTTGGTCACCTCGATGTAGTAGCCGAACACCTTGTTGTAACGGATCTTCAGCGAGGAGATGCCGGTGCGCCCCTTCTCCTGGGCCTCCAGGCGGGCGATGAACCCCTTTCCCTCGCGGCTGATGGCGCGCAGTTCGTCCAGTTCGGCGTTGTAGCCGTCGGCGATGATCCCGCCGTCGCGCAGCACGAACGGGGGATCGTCCACGATGGCGCGGGTGATCAGGTCGCAGATCTCGGAGAGCGGGTCGATCCCGTCGTTTAGTTCCTTCAAAAGGGAGGCCGCGCAGCCGGCAACCTGCTCCTTGATGGCGGGCAGCCGGGAGAGCGACGCCTTGAGCGCTGCCAGGTCCTTGGCCGAGGCCGAGGCGAGGCTGATGCGCCCGTTCAGGCGCTCCAGGTCGTAGACCCCGGACAAAAGCGTCTTCAGCTCGGCCCGGACCCCCGGGGCCTCGATCAGCTCCTGCAGCGCGTCCTGGCGCCCGCGGATCTTCTCCTGGTCCATGAGGGGATAGTTGATCCACTGCTTGAGCTTTCTTCCCCCCATGGCGGTCACGGTCCGGTCCATGAGACCCAGCAGCGACCCCTTTCTCTTGCCGTCGGAGATGGTCTGCGTCAGCTCGAGGTTGCGCCTGGTCGACTCGTCCAGAAGCAGATGCTGGTTCTGGTTGTAGGGGATGATGCCGGTTACGTGCGGGGCGTTCCCCTTCTGGGTGTCCACCAGGTAGTGCAGCACGGCCCCCGCGGCGAGGAGGGCGACCGGGAGGGTGTGGCACCCAAGGGTCTCGGCGCTGGCTCCCTTGAACTGGTTGCCGATCAGGCGGTTGCAGTAATCGGTGTCGTAGACCCACTCCTCGAAATAGGTGATGCTCCGGTCGGTGGCGACGGGCGCCATCTCCTTCGACCTTTGGGGCTCCCGGAAGGAGGAGGGGAGGATGATCTC
Encoded here:
- a CDS encoding HNH endonuclease; amino-acid sequence: MTLNAIDGKVYAPVGYCIYCGSTENLQKEHIIPLGLSGTAVLPKSSCPQCARITGNQEQVVLRGPLWAVRVYRDLHSRTKHRDAPKEYPLTIERNDIEEVISLNANEYPILLHFPVFTAPALINPEGYTSGIRLDGIATVSFGIEPEDVARKLGATALSITQKNDPVSFARVIAKIAYSTAFAEGALAGVSDTEAILPAILGETDNIGKWVGTLPGQAEKFDGHLHRVTLHRDIMAGFLIAEVHLFSDSSAPRYGVILGTLEMQAF
- a CDS encoding tyrosine-type recombinase/integrase, translating into MLPKDLEKRLVNQYLNSYATALQAEATGQEFTGTEADTLGLSKLFDDCAKGHLAWEKETFATADQYEGSSDTRAISATMRAEMFKLLLASKSTMVTDGLVQEVAKRLKKNPGIKLTDAECKSLALQLNNADKVVHEVESAMLRGEWSPLELLQQKIAKGLETPYYDLKTVLAKYREHYLNSKPNVAEGTRKDMLVECRVLLEIMGNVGISDFNSMDSVTKLKGILLKYPLNKQQRYGDKSIHAILKSEKLYEKISLKTANTYLDRAKDVVRYAGKHEMLNKSANVYEGERFAVAKAAQEDRAAYDSADVARLIDAICTQPLQGQSTPYPERFWIILIALFHGLRLGNIVELTKEDICQTDRGLWIFDLRRGKTKATVRPVAICDTLLLLGFLEWVEQLPRKKLFQDSSRSFSAWYNRDEVNKKTGQHFRGFESRYVTTDKKKCLYSIRHHFAGNVFEVTEDFMVTSNMLGHSTEQKVGARYIKATKAKALKEVTDKMRMDIDLDMLEARAQELFFK
- a CDS encoding DUF1573 domain-containing protein, with the protein product MKRRPFIYLLLLFANLFGASVARAAPELLVDRGTFNFGTVAQGKKVQHSFAIKNNGDAPLQIKKLDASCGCTAAKPSASLVAPGKSAEIEVTFDSASFSGKVAKTVTLTSNAGKTPVYTFTLEGTVLEQLQVTPRQVSLGAVGSSTPTLGKVSITNNGNATVKLLNVSVTSSSLQIKATIRKGELRPGETGSIEISVLAKPEAKILSGYLHITTSHPQKKEITVPVYASIPK
- a CDS encoding zinc-ribbon domain-containing protein, which encodes MILQCDQCNTKFRLDDSKLKPGGVKVRCSKCRHVFVAGAEQRAEESDFDALLSGLGAPTPAQAAAPPSAQAGEEASLPESGAESAASQQDDAFGFDVAPESEVKAGSAPAGAEAAVSGDFDFGDINVETGMPAGQEAPLPAAGEFGEIEFNEEPVAAAPRTPAAPDLDFGELSFDEPPAATTEPAPAAADSSLDFGDFSFEEPAPAGKEEAAPPVADAMAFGELSFEESAPQAKEERGAAAQPAEDAFDFGEFSFDENPAPAQEVPAETPAVDFGEFSFEETPAAAKEEAAPAETDAVEFGDFSFEEPAASQNEEPAPAAGDSFDFGDFSFEETTAPAQAQSSEPEPTSFSFTEEAVAAAPVTPDYQNEEGEVPGEMAAPARQGGEQGVHPPGTRNSASAISPSRKRPRRLPPATRMPHRQRPPPLDWLALRQRWPRPRRPRRRLVPPSPPGGNPPNRPLTSASATSRSPLPFRSKASRRNSRRCPSPPGARGTPPSPSRSSRSPLLWCWR
- a CDS encoding DUF3426 domain-containing protein → MSISSRRKGHSALTVAIVAISAIVVLALSGAGLYLMQSGPEAMKKLDKFGIGFVAKWLGMEVPEEGRITIKNALASFHQNKEAGELFVVNGEAVNSFRKARASIQVKVSIFDKGGKVLLQKTAFCGNRLSAEQLSTLPMAKIESIMNNQFGDSLSNLGVKPDQSIGFVVAIANVPKEAADFGVEVVGSTVATGQ
- a CDS encoding N-acetylmuramoyl-L-alanine amidase — translated: MKRREFVKYMGLAAPYYRWLACRALAAQGSLLLSPLWSGSAQAAPGAPLVPVTELKHWSTPDYTRVSITLDQEVRFEHHKLPNRLYLDLQGTHLNPGVRDLSIGDGLLKSVRIAQFAASTVRVVLDLDSIKEYKVFTFSEPYRIIVDVKGDRRQEISASREVIETAPPEPKSVERVNPAEKAKPAEKGKPAKFKPGRIRRIVIDPGHGGHDPGAVSPSGTREKDIVLQIGLDLAQKIREELGIDAVMTRSTDVFIELQERTAIANKVGADLFVSIHANASLNRGANGIETYYLNLAKTEKVAQLAAKENGTSLEKVSTLQAVLFDLMANYKLNDSAHLADEVQKALYRKAQTGYPTVKNLGVKQGPFYVLVGATMPSILVETAFLSNERDEQKLKDPHYQALTADGILAGIKGYITALNKG
- the mutS gene encoding DNA mismatch repair protein MutS; amino-acid sequence: MSEMTPMMRQFLEIKAEHPDAILFFRCGDFYEMFLDDAVKASRILGITLTSRNKNADGSEVPLCGVPYHSCAPYIAKLVEAGEKVAICEQAEDPKLAKGIVKREVVKVITPGLVVEDASLSPKENNYLLALCCDGECYGLSYLDLSTGEFRVTELSGLQAALAEVACIAPREIILPSSFREPQRSKEMAPVATDRSITYFEEWVYDTDYCNRLIGNQFKGASAETLGCHTLPVALLAAGAVLHYLVDTQKGNAPHVTGIIPYNQNQHLLLDESTRRNLELTQTISDGKRKGSLLGLMDRTVTAMGGRKLKQWINYPLMDQEKIRGRQDALQELIEAPGVRAELKTLLSGVYDLERLNGRISLASASAKDLAALKASLSRLPAIKEQVAGCAASLLKELNDGIDPLSEICDLITRAIVDDPPFVLRDGGIIADGYNAELDELRAISREGKGFIARLEAQEKGRTGISSLKIRYNKVFGYYIEVTKANVSAIPEDYIRRQTLANAERYITPELKEYEEKVLGAEDRIKELEFNLFQQVREAAAAQGERIARSADRLACLDVLASLAELAHDKGYCRPEVHEGTELSITEGRHPVIEDMYSSERFVPNDTLLDNGENQLIIITGPNMAGKSTFMRQVALITLMAQMGSFVPAEKARIPLVDRIFTRVGASDNLARGHSTFMVEMMESAAILRGATAKSLVILDEIGRGTSTFDGVSIAWAVAEFLHDNKAHAAKTLFATHYHELTELAVTRPGIKNFNIAVREWNERIIFLRKIVPGGASHSYGIQVARLAGLPQGVIDRAKEILANLEKGEYGEGGVPRLARGKKNPPPSPQLSLFDAGEDLIRERLKGVEVALLTPLEALNLVDELKRMI